The segment GTGCCGCCAGCCGAACATGCCCGACCCATCAAGATCAACTTGCACGATCTTCCCGGCCGGTTCTCACGGCTGTTTACGACACCCCGGAACAGCCGTGAGAGCCAGCCGGATCGCCGCCACCGCCACGCCGACCGGTTGATCATGAGCCTGGGGGCGCAATCCCTGGTCAAGGACGCCCGGCCGCCTACCGGAATTGGGCCGCCCTCAGCCGTAGCCCACAGGCAACGCAGCCTCTATAACGGGCACCAGCGACGGCCCGTCCCGCTCAGCCGTCGCCCACCCAGGCAACCAGACCTCCATAACCGGCACCAGCGACGGCCCACCCCGCCCAGCCGTCGCCCACCCAGGCAACCAGGCCTCCATAACCGGCACCAGCGACGGCTGGCCGGCCTCGGCGTGCCCCCTGGGGTGGCTCTCGCGCTTGGGATAGTCCGGCGAGGTGGGGTCGGGTCTGGTGGGCCGCCGGCGTCGCCCATGAAGAACAACCGGCATACGGCCGACCACCGCCGCACCTCGCTGAGGGTCCGGCGGCGGGTTTGACGTTGATACGGGCTGCCGGTCAGATGGCCAGCTGGGCGCGGGACGGCACACCGACCACCACCGGGCCGACGGTGCGGGGTGCGGCCTGCTGGGGTACCGCGTACGGGCCGAGCATCGTCTCCACCACCGGAGCGATGGCGGGGCGGTCGCCGAGTTGCATGAGCCGGGTGGCGCGGGCGAGGGAGCCGGTCTCGCCGTCGCGGAAGCCCTCCCGGTAGCCGCGTTCGTAGCGTTCGCCGCGGCCGAGAGCCCGGCCGAGGGCGAAGCAGGAGGAGCCGGCGAGGGCGAGTAGGAAGAGCAGCGCGAAGGGTGTCACAGAACTTTCCTTCCGGGCGCGAGCCACTAATTAGCCGAAAACTACCCCAAACAGACATATGTTGCGGTAAGGAGGAGATCAAGTACGCCTACGGGTGACCGGCAGGGGTGCCGCACGGGCTCCGGCGGCGGCCTGACAAGCTGAGTCCTTGTGACTGACTCCGACCTTGCCCGGCAGGTTCGCAGCGTGAGCCGGCTGACCGGCGAATTCACTCTGCGTTCCGGCCGCACCGCGACCGAATACTTCGATAAGTACCAGTTCGAGGCCGACCCGGTCCTGCTCGACAAGCTGGCCGAGCAGCTCGCCGTACTGATTCCGGAAGGCACCGAGGTCCTCGCCGGGCTGGAGATGGGCGGCATCGCGGTCGTCACCGCGCTGGCCCGGCACGCCGGCCTGCCCACCGCTTTCGTCCGCAAGCAGGCCAAGAAGTACGGCACCGCCCGGCTCGCCGAAGGCGCCGAAGTGGCCGGCCGGCGGGTTTTGATCGTCGAGGACGTCGTCACCTCCGGCGGCCAGGTCGTCCTCTCCACCATGGACCTGCGCAAGCTGGGCGCGCATGTGGACCACGCGGTCTGCGTGATCGACCGGCAGGAGGGCGGCGCTCAGGCACTCGCCGCCGAGGGCATCACCCTGCGCGCCCTGCTGACCCGCGCCGACCTCGACGCCGCCGCCTGACCCCGGTCCCCAGCTGACCCTCAGCGCTGCCTCAACCGCCGCGAGGCAGCGCTGAGCGCCAGCCAGAACACCCAGTGCCGCTCCCCGGCGCGCGAAACAACGCTGAGCGTCAGCCGACAAGAGCCGGCTGACCAACAGAGCTGCCTCAGCGCCCACGAGACGACACTGAGCGTCAGCCGACAAGAGTCAGCTGACCAGCAACGCTGCTTCAGCGCCCACGAGACGACGCTCAGCGTCAGCCGACAAGAACCGGCTGACCAGCGAAGCTGCCTCAGCGCCCGCGAGACGACGCTGAGCGTCAGCCGAGAAGAACCGGCTGACCAGCAAAGCTGCTTCGGCGGCCGGGAGACGACGCTGGGCGTCAGCCGACAAGAACCGGCTGACCAGCAGGGCTGCTTCGACGGCCGGGAGACGACAGTGGGTGTCAGCTGGGTTCGGGGCGTTTGCTCAGCTCGGCGGCGATCAGCTCAGCGATCTGGACGGTGTTCAAGGCCGCCCCCTTGCGCATGTTGTCGCCGGTCACGAAGAGGGAGAGGGCGCGCGGATCATCCATCGCCCGGCGGATCCGGCCGACCCAGGACGGGTCGGTGCCGACCGCGTCGATCGGCATCGGGAACTCGCCGGCTTCCGGGTCGTCGA is part of the Actinoplanes sp. NBC_00393 genome and harbors:
- the pyrE gene encoding orotate phosphoribosyltransferase; the protein is MTDSDLARQVRSVSRLTGEFTLRSGRTATEYFDKYQFEADPVLLDKLAEQLAVLIPEGTEVLAGLEMGGIAVVTALARHAGLPTAFVRKQAKKYGTARLAEGAEVAGRRVLIVEDVVTSGGQVVLSTMDLRKLGAHVDHAVCVIDRQEGGAQALAAEGITLRALLTRADLDAAA